The Tripterygium wilfordii isolate XIE 37 chromosome 21, ASM1340144v1, whole genome shotgun sequence genome segment TATTCGGCCCTGATAGATCAGACGAAATCCCATCTTCTTGGAGAAAAGCTAGTAAGTGTACTCTACCGTTTATTCCATGCGTGCTTTACTAATTGGaacttatatttcttttttggCAGTGAATTTGAGCACAAAACTAGTTTGCGAGAACTACGAGCGAGCTTTCAATAGCTTTGTTGGGGGTCTGACCGACGAACAGAGGGATTGGAAATATATATTGGCGGAAGCAAGCTTGTGCAGGAGTTCTTTGTGGTCCTCCGTCAAAGACATTCAAGAAGGTACCCTTGTACCTAAGCTTAAAGATTTAAGTAATGTTTTATGTACAATAAGGTCATACGAACTCTTAGCGTATCAATTCTCTTTTCTACGACATTTGACTATAGAAGAGAAGGGATTATCGGACGACAAAATGGCCGGTCCAGTCGATGTCAAGAAAGCAAGTGATGCCTTCGAGCGGAGAAAAAGAGCTACTCAGGAAGCAAAAAGGACGAAGGCTTCGAggaaaaaaagttcaaaaaagatCCCCATCGAGGTTGGGCCGGACGTTGCGCAAACTACTTTGCATGATGTTATTGAGGGTGACTGACCTTCGTCTCCCCCATCAAACAGGCCAAAGAGGAAAGGGAAGAAGCCGGAGGAGCCGTCCGACAACATAACCTTTACCTTTCCAGCGGGAACATCTGCTTTTTCTGACCCCAGAACATTTATGATAGTGGCCGGTGGCCTGGTTTTCCCGACAGACATAAATGAATTCACTGACTATACAACCGAGAGTATTACTGATTTCAACGCTATGCATGCGTACAGGGTAAGTATTCTATCGATCGTAGTTAATGTAGAAGTGCAAATTCCTACCATCTTACTATTTCCTATTTGCTTCTGAAGATATTTGAGGGTTGTCTCTATATGCGCGAGCAGTACGGTGTACTTAAGAAAAAGTACATTAATGCTTCAAGCAAAGTTCAAGAATTGTCGGCCGAGATTTCtttaaggaagaagaaagagtagGTGGCCTTATCCAGTGCAAAGATCGTGGAAGAGAAGAATGTGTCActtgagaaagaaattgagGAACTTCGATCTCAGATTCAATCCATGAGCGTTGACCGCAAATCCTCTGAAGACGAGATAGCAGACCTGAAGAAACAACTGGAGTCTGCGGTTGATGATGTGGTCATTTGTATGACCGAAAACTTGATGAGGGAGTTCAAAGAGGGGGAAGTCTTCTGATGATGAAGATAAGGTGAGCGACGAGAATGACGGCGATGGCAATACTCTCCCTACGGCCTGAACTTTAGATACACTTTAGCTGTAATTGACTGGTTGTAATACGGCTTAGTGTCACCCGTTTTTTGGCGTAGAATACTTAGAATTTTTGGGACAATCAAGGGAAAATATGATTTTTGGTGATGTAACTTTGGAAATCAATTTATTTTCTTAGTATTAGTTTCGATCGTGTTGGTATTATTGGTTGTTTTACTTGTCTATAGCATTCCAACAGTTGTTCAATTCCTGACCATCTTTGGATGTCAGCTTATACGCTCCTCGTCCGACAACTTCCCTAATCTGATAGGGTCCTTCCCAAGTTTGTCCAAGCTTTCCTGCTCCATGCTCTTTGGTGTTCTAAAAGATTTTTCTAAGTACGAAGTCTCCAACTCGAAACATTCGGGCTCGAACGTTTTTGTTATAGTGGTGTGCCATCTTTTGCTGATAGATGGCCGTTCGAACCCTAGCCTCCTCTCTGAGTTCATTGATCGTGTCAAGGTTGTTTTGTAATAATTTATCGTTGGTGCTCTGGCTGATCCATTGACATCTGGCTGAGGGCAGCTCGAGTTCGATGGGAATGACCACTTCCGACCCGTACACTAGGGAGAATGGAGTTTCACCTATCGGAGTTTTGGCCGTAGTTCGATAAGACCATAGTACACCTGGCAATTCTTCCGCCCATTTACCTTTAGCACCTTCAAGCCTTTTCTTGAGAGTGTTCATAATTGTTTTATTGGAAGATTCAGCTTGTCCGTTTGACTATGGGTTATGCGAAGTGGAATAGTGTAATTCAATCCCATACTTgctgcagaaaacttgaaattgaTGACTCAGGAATAGAGAGCCGTTGTCGGTCGTAATTTTTTTAGGAATGCCAAACCTACAGATAATATTCTTCCAGATGAAAGTTTTCACCTCATGGTCCCGGACTTGCTTGAAAGCTTCTGCCTCAACCCATTTCGTAAAGTAGGCCGTCAAGACGAGGGCGTATACTCTTTGGCCAGAGGCGACCTGTAATTTGTCAACAATGTCCATTCCCCAATGCATGAAGGGCAGAGTCGGACGAAGTTGGAAGCATCAGCTTGTATTGTTGGCCAGAAGTAGCCGCTTGTTAAAGTTCGATTGGCCAGACTCCTTCCCCTTGAATGGTTCCCACATTCTCCTTCGTGTAATTCAGAAAGAATGTTTCCACCTTGCCTAGTCATTAAACAGCGGAGTAGCGGACCTGAGTACGATTTTCTATAAAGTTGACCTTCGTAAAGGGTAAACCGGACGGCTCCTGCTCTGATCGTCGGGTAGCATTCTTGTCGAGCGGCAATTCTCCTTTGTCAATGTACTCAATCAAAGGGGTCATCCAGCTATCCTCAGTGGAAATTGCAAGAGCTCTATCTACAACTTGGATTGTCGGGACTTCGAGGTGCACAACTGGTATCATTTGCGATTCGTTCGTCCGTAGGGCAGAGCCAAGGTTGGCCAATGCATCCGTATGCGAGTTTTCGAGAAGTGGCACTAGCGTTATAACGAATTCCTCGAACGTGTCTCGAAGCTTCTTGCTAACTCCAAATATGTCATCATATTGGTTCCGCGAGCCTGATAAGTCCCAAGCAGCTGATTGACAACCAACTATGAATCCGATCGAACGATAATTTTTCTCACTTTAAGTTCCTTTGCGAGCTCCAAACCAGCAATCAGAGCTTCGTATCCGGCTTTGTTGTTGGTAGCTCAGAACCCACAACGGATGGACTGTTGCATTATTTCCCCTGAAGGTGAAATGAGTACGACTCCGAGCCCGCTTCCGTTTACTTTGCTTGAACCATCGACCGAAAGGGACCATGTTCCTCCTGGACGTTCCATCAGGCAAAGCAATTCGTGTTTCGCTTGGATCTCTATTGGCGGAGTAAAGTCGACGACAAAATCAGCCAGTACTTGAAACTTCATCTCCGTCCGGGGCTGGAACACAATGTCATGTTCGTTGAGTTCCACAACCCATTTTGTCAATCGGCTAGACAATTCGGCCTTGTAGAGTATGCTACGCAACGGGAAGGTTGTCACAACGATGATCGAGTGACATTGGAAGTATGGGCCCAACTTTTGGGCAGCTACCATGAGTGCCAAGGCTAACTTTTCAAGTTCGGAACACCTTGTTTCCTTGTTTCTGCATCAAGTAGGCTTTTGCTGACGTAGTAGATTGGCAGTTGCCGATCGTCTTCTTCCCTGACTAATACCGTGCTAACGACTGTTTCAGAAACTGCAAGATATAATAGAAGTGACTCACCCTGCTTTGGTTTGGAAAGTAGTGGTGCTGATATCAAATACTTCTTCAGCTGTTGCAAGGCTTGGACTTGCGAAGAATGTCAAAGAAATTGTGGCACCGATCGGATGAGCGGGAGATGAATCTACTGAGGGCCGCTACTCTTCCAGTCAGCTTCTGCACATCCTTCCTGCTTCTTGGCGATGGGATGTTAAGAACTGACCGAATTTGGTCAGGATTTGCTTCTATTCCCCTCTGAGTTACCATGTATCCTAGGAACTTTTCGGCCGACACTCCAAAAGAGCATTTGCTTGGGTTTAGATTCATGTTGTATTTTCGAAGTACTTCGAATGCCTCCCACAGGTGCTCCAGATGGCATTCAGCTTTCAAGAATTTCACTAGCATGTCATCGATGTAGACTTCCATGGTTTTGCCCAACATAGCAGCGAACATTTTATTGACCAACCCTTGATATGTCGATCCTGCATTCTttaaaccaaaaggcatgactttataacaaaaaataactCTTTCAGTGATGAATGAAGTTTTTTCCTGGTCGTCCGGATGCATGAGAATTTGGTTATAGCCCGAGAAAGCATCCATGAAGCTGAGGAGCTCATGCCCAGCAGTAGAATCGACCAGCATGTCGATGTGTAGGAGAGGGAAGGGatcctttggacatgctttgTTCAAATCAGTAAAGTCGATGCAGACTCTCcactttccatttttctttttaaccacAACTACGTTCGCTAACCAATCCGGATATTGGACCTCACGAACGGAGCCTATGTCAATAAGCTTCTGGACTTCCTCGTTAATAATACGGTTACGCTCGGGAAcaaactttcttcttttctgccTGACAGGCTCGTGATTTGGATCGACCTGGAGTCGATGGACAACAACCTCTGGATCTATTCCGACCATATCGACGTGCGACCATGTGAAGCACTCATGATTCTCCGTGAGAAATTCAATTAACCTCGTTCGGATATCATAGTCAAGGCGCGCGCCTATTTGTACTTTGTGGTCCTGATGGTCTGGATGGATCT includes the following:
- the LOC119987881 gene encoding uncharacterized protein LOC119987881, producing MNTLKKRLEGAKGKWAEELPGVLWSYRTTAKTPIGETPFSLVYGSEVVIPIELELPSARCQWISQSTNDKLLQNNLDTINELREEARVRTAIYQQKMESLDKLGKDPIRLGKLSDEERIS